The following are encoded together in the Bradymonas sediminis genome:
- a CDS encoding 3-oxoacyl-ACP reductase, with protein sequence MTHSKHTFDNQLVLVTGGARGLGEHLVRAFLREGARVVINYFKSSDAAAALAAEAPERALAVQADVRDKAAVEKLFAEAQAHFGMPITTVVNNALPAFSFNGDARPHADQLSWENMNQQLDGIVRGSLNTTQAALAGMRELGFGRIINVGTNLFQNPVVPYHDYTAAKAALLSLTRTMSQDLGPDGITVNMVSGGLLRTTDASAATPEAVFDFIAGATPLRRVTTPAEFADAALFFASPWARSVTGQNLVVDGGLVKN encoded by the coding sequence ATGACGCATTCAAAACACACATTCGACAATCAATTGGTCCTGGTCACCGGCGGCGCTCGGGGGCTCGGCGAGCATCTGGTGCGCGCGTTTTTGCGCGAGGGTGCCCGTGTCGTGATCAACTATTTTAAGAGCTCAGACGCGGCCGCCGCGTTGGCCGCCGAGGCGCCGGAGCGAGCGTTGGCCGTGCAGGCGGATGTGCGCGACAAGGCCGCGGTCGAGAAGCTCTTCGCCGAGGCGCAGGCGCATTTTGGCATGCCGATCACGACCGTGGTCAATAACGCGTTGCCGGCGTTTTCCTTCAACGGCGACGCGCGTCCGCACGCGGATCAATTGAGCTGGGAGAATATGAACCAGCAGCTCGACGGTATCGTGCGTGGGTCGCTCAATACCACCCAAGCCGCGCTTGCCGGGATGCGCGAATTGGGCTTCGGGCGCATCATCAACGTCGGGACCAACCTCTTCCAGAACCCGGTGGTCCCGTACCATGACTATACCGCGGCAAAGGCTGCGCTCTTGTCGCTGACGCGTACGATGTCCCAGGATCTTGGGCCGGACGGAATCACGGTCAATATGGTGTCCGGAGGGCTGCTTCGCACGACCGATGCGTCGGCCGCGACGCCCGAGGCTGTCTTTGATTTTATCGCGGGAGCGACGCCGCTCCGCCGCGTCACGACGCCGGCTGAATTTGCCGACGCGGCCCTCTTCTTCGCCTCGCCGTGGGCGCGATCGGTCACTGGTCAAAACCTGGTGGTCGATGGCGGCCTGGTCAAAAACTAA
- a CDS encoding AI-2E family transporter, producing the protein MPEESQENETTKKPSEATPKPDASKPGAQRKEASAGRKKEAVCVDEVAEAVALHPALQREPRLLTPSAQWSHYSRYVYLLSKLLFFGIILGIGVWLTQSLAAVLFPIFVSLLIAYLLDPGIDWLEGRRVNRTVGILLYIFLGVLAMAGMVLFLYPTIARLVMSLVHKAPGLFEMLQKEQIPWFERTFRVSIPPTFREAITEYSAQLEQALPGVIQKVGAWLSGILTQTGAIMSSLLNLVMIPVFSFYFLRDFDVMKRHSTVLLPAYRRDFLMNRLRKMDAVVGEWFRGQLQVAAILGVLYSIGLTAVFASVGIEWSSGVAVGVVVGILSIIPYFGVFIGVIMAALIVLIEWSGIGAVIAVGAVFMVVQLLEGYIITPKVVGEKVGLSPVVVIIVLLLGGELGGLMGILLSIPVAGALKVLLPDLIEYYQSTPFYTGTVERPAFTSTLDARTRPRFVNYADEAADGAVDEKAPAQPAPADAPPKSPTKEVAPSKTAGPMSDEKGASQPGFSADATPDVPVAEPEAD; encoded by the coding sequence GTGCCCGAGGAATCGCAAGAAAACGAGACGACCAAGAAGCCGAGTGAGGCGACGCCAAAGCCCGACGCATCCAAGCCCGGCGCGCAGCGCAAAGAAGCCAGCGCGGGGCGCAAAAAGGAGGCGGTCTGCGTCGACGAGGTGGCCGAGGCCGTCGCGTTGCACCCAGCCCTGCAGCGCGAGCCGCGCTTGCTGACGCCGTCGGCTCAGTGGAGCCATTATAGCCGCTATGTTTATCTGCTCTCGAAGCTCTTATTCTTCGGGATCATTTTGGGCATCGGCGTCTGGCTCACCCAGTCGCTGGCCGCGGTGCTCTTCCCCATATTTGTCAGCTTGCTTATCGCGTATCTGCTCGACCCGGGCATCGATTGGCTCGAAGGGCGCCGGGTCAATCGCACCGTGGGAATCCTGCTCTATATCTTCTTGGGCGTGCTCGCGATGGCCGGGATGGTGCTCTTCCTCTACCCGACGATCGCGCGCCTGGTGATGAGCCTTGTGCACAAGGCCCCGGGTCTATTTGAGATGCTCCAGAAGGAGCAAATCCCCTGGTTTGAGCGCACCTTTAGGGTCAGCATTCCGCCAACCTTCCGCGAGGCCATCACGGAGTATAGCGCGCAATTAGAGCAAGCATTACCCGGGGTTATCCAGAAAGTCGGCGCCTGGCTCAGCGGCATCTTGACCCAGACCGGCGCGATCATGTCGAGCCTGCTTAACCTGGTGATGATCCCTGTATTTAGCTTCTACTTCTTGCGCGATTTCGACGTCATGAAGCGTCACTCGACGGTGTTGCTCCCCGCCTATCGTCGCGACTTCTTGATGAATCGTCTCCGCAAGATGGACGCGGTCGTCGGTGAGTGGTTCCGAGGTCAGCTGCAAGTCGCGGCAATCCTGGGCGTGCTCTACTCGATTGGTTTGACCGCCGTCTTCGCCAGCGTCGGCATTGAGTGGAGCAGCGGCGTGGCGGTCGGCGTGGTGGTCGGCATCCTGAGCATCATCCCGTATTTCGGCGTCTTTATCGGCGTCATCATGGCCGCGCTCATCGTCTTGATTGAGTGGAGCGGCATCGGCGCGGTCATCGCGGTCGGCGCCGTATTCATGGTCGTGCAGCTGCTCGAGGGCTATATCATCACCCCCAAGGTGGTCGGTGAGAAGGTTGGGCTGAGCCCGGTCGTCGTTATCATCGTGTTGCTCCTGGGCGGCGAGTTGGGCGGGCTGATGGGCATCCTCTTGTCGATTCCGGTCGCGGGCGCGCTCAAGGTGCTCCTGCCCGACCTCATCGAATATTATCAATCTACCCCGTTCTATACCGGCACGGTTGAGCGCCCCGCGTTTACCAGTACGCTCGACGCCCGCACGCGCCCGCGCTTTGTGAATTATGCCGACGAAGCCGCAGACGGAGCGGTGGACGAAAAGGCTCCCGCTCAGCCCGCGCCAGCCGATGCGCCGCCGAAGTCCCCGACAAAAGAGGTCGCACCGTCGAAAACTGCCGGCCCGATGTCGGACGAAAAGGGCGCCTCGCAGCCAGGTTTTTCCGCCGACGCTACGCCCGATGTGCCGGTGGCTGAGCCCGAAGCGGACTGA
- a CDS encoding DnaJ domain-containing protein gives MTEKPDTPDSAQSPQDGASLRDRLRAYVRQQFGDLPTAELAAALSDCAEEFRDEATTASHPAGPSGSTLSTFSSVRSEAPRTTLSLSGAITPAQSTLNTKNPYIILRAANRDEVAVLLHQAIQVGAIVLNLDESVALNDLINIELTLVDAQFSIRTQGKVVHISPAGTAVEVSRIDREDRIALQGILGDHQEAVTRLRNARGGAGQADASSSESGRRGRGATVSSGRMTAALRQQTLHASLPNRGEAMEAGEAHDAEEESSVANSAPAQGAALDRSSRSAKGAALANSIFSRHKRPSSSVTLGALNRFDGPQDFTSRREVELIDPDMRVLTSTARRIGAALKPSDTQPLGSLPSLGDEGSPEELSTLFGPELPWIIPAGSPARVEELTGERVVDVMLQLSGSGFSGLVETVGSGIDRQIYFDGGLVVEIRRRPRFSHEELGPMLHMADHIDAQQLAMAAAYAEENQTIFERSLLELELLDQDSIRHAIAGRLTFLLRAICELDSGQIRVFDNQSMPAGYLPAPPLRVHVPVERIIYKRLFERLKKFDAVQRGAMVSEHLDAYPEVAPDGYERLERVVLSPEHTRLVERILGERRRLREVFTESSLSPSETAAVVHALHRMGVLRFDTSLHKTIVRERYRENVTVKYLSVHKASYFEVLNVHWSSYDEMIDKAYKELSDQFDPAAVPDSMEAEVVGRVREIHERVERAYQTLADHENRQAYRKRIMPAYKLSHAIPLFLKQSELAERRTEWAEAIDSLRRVLEIDPGNEKAGLHLARIQQMQASNISPDPTESNF, from the coding sequence ATGACCGAGAAGCCCGACACGCCCGACAGCGCACAATCGCCGCAGGATGGAGCGTCGCTCCGTGATCGGCTGCGCGCTTATGTTCGCCAGCAATTCGGAGACCTCCCCACCGCCGAACTCGCCGCAGCACTGTCTGATTGCGCTGAGGAGTTTCGCGACGAGGCGACGACCGCGTCGCACCCTGCCGGGCCAAGCGGCTCGACCCTGTCGACATTCTCGAGCGTCCGCTCGGAAGCCCCGCGTACCACGCTGAGCCTGAGCGGCGCGATTACACCGGCGCAGAGCACCCTCAATACCAAGAATCCCTATATCATCCTGCGCGCGGCGAATCGCGACGAGGTCGCGGTCCTCCTGCATCAGGCCATTCAGGTCGGCGCGATTGTGCTGAACCTGGATGAGTCCGTCGCCCTCAACGATTTGATCAATATTGAGTTGACGCTGGTGGACGCGCAATTCTCGATCCGCACCCAGGGCAAAGTCGTGCATATCTCCCCGGCGGGCACCGCGGTGGAGGTCTCGCGCATCGATCGCGAAGATCGCATCGCGTTGCAGGGGATTCTCGGGGACCATCAAGAAGCGGTGACCCGCCTGCGCAACGCGCGCGGCGGCGCCGGGCAGGCCGACGCCTCCTCATCCGAGAGTGGCCGACGCGGGCGCGGCGCGACGGTATCGTCGGGCCGTATGACCGCGGCGCTTCGCCAACAAACGCTGCACGCATCCTTGCCCAACCGTGGCGAAGCGATGGAGGCAGGCGAAGCTCACGACGCCGAAGAGGAGTCGAGCGTGGCCAATAGCGCGCCCGCGCAAGGAGCCGCGCTGGATCGCTCGTCGCGAAGCGCCAAGGGCGCTGCCCTGGCAAATTCGATCTTCTCGCGTCACAAGCGGCCGTCATCGAGCGTGACCCTCGGCGCGCTCAATCGCTTCGACGGTCCGCAGGATTTCACCTCGCGCCGAGAAGTCGAGCTCATCGACCCCGATATGCGGGTGCTCACCTCAACAGCGCGCCGCATTGGGGCTGCGCTAAAGCCCAGCGATACGCAACCGCTGGGCAGTCTTCCGTCCCTGGGGGACGAGGGCAGTCCCGAAGAATTGAGCACCCTATTTGGCCCCGAGCTTCCCTGGATCATTCCCGCCGGCTCGCCGGCGCGCGTCGAGGAATTGACCGGCGAGCGCGTGGTCGATGTCATGCTTCAATTGTCTGGTAGCGGCTTTAGCGGGCTGGTTGAGACCGTCGGTTCGGGCATTGACCGCCAGATTTATTTTGACGGCGGGCTGGTGGTCGAGATCCGGCGCCGGCCGCGCTTCTCTCACGAGGAGCTCGGCCCGATGCTCCATATGGCCGACCATATCGACGCCCAACAACTGGCGATGGCCGCGGCCTATGCCGAGGAAAATCAGACCATTTTCGAGCGAAGCCTGCTCGAACTGGAGTTGCTCGACCAGGACAGCATCCGCCACGCGATCGCCGGCCGACTTACCTTTTTGCTCCGCGCGATCTGTGAACTCGACAGCGGCCAAATTCGGGTCTTCGACAATCAGTCGATGCCGGCGGGGTATCTGCCCGCGCCGCCGCTGCGCGTGCACGTGCCGGTTGAGCGCATCATCTATAAGCGACTCTTCGAGCGTCTCAAAAAGTTCGACGCCGTCCAGCGCGGCGCGATGGTCTCGGAGCATCTGGATGCCTATCCCGAGGTCGCGCCCGACGGCTATGAGCGCCTTGAGCGTGTGGTGCTTAGCCCGGAGCATACCCGCCTGGTCGAGCGCATCCTGGGCGAGCGTCGCCGGCTTCGCGAGGTCTTTACCGAGAGCAGCCTGTCGCCCTCGGAGACCGCCGCGGTGGTCCACGCATTGCACCGCATGGGCGTGCTGCGCTTCGACACCTCATTGCATAAAACCATCGTGCGCGAGCGCTACCGCGAGAACGTCACGGTGAAATATCTCAGCGTGCATAAGGCCAGCTATTTCGAAGTCTTGAACGTGCACTGGTCGAGCTATGATGAGATGATCGACAAAGCCTATAAGGAGTTGTCAGACCAATTCGACCCGGCGGCGGTCCCGGACTCCATGGAAGCGGAGGTGGTGGGGCGGGTGCGTGAGATTCACGAGCGGGTCGAGCGCGCCTATCAGACGCTGGCCGACCATGAGAATCGCCAGGCCTATCGCAAGCGAATTATGCCTGCCTATAAGCTGTCTCACGCCATCCCATTATTCTTGAAGCAATCGGAGTTGGCTGAGCGGCGCACCGAATGGGCCGAGGCGATCGATTCGCTGCGTCGGGTGCTTGAGATCGACCCGGGCAATGAAAAAGCCGGCCTGCACCTCGCTCGAATTCAGCAGATGCAGGCCAGCAATATTTCTCCAGACCCCACCGAGTCGAACTTCTAA
- a CDS encoding SPOR domain-containing protein: protein MSRKHPSDIPASPFKRLLGWTLLLALVFSAGLITGERLLRKETLAGLVAVDDQVAEIDEDVDVEREEDKPRSFAFFDQLSSKAKVSLSSTRNAAAPKAEEKPAKKEDAAKQEAPAKQPAAKPKAAAKPKADAPARYTLQVAAHPDLDGAKAHMERLRGMGLEPQLVSAAIPGKGTFYRVRVGKFATTKEAQAFQEKLKSKNSLSTFVSPL from the coding sequence ATGAGTCGAAAGCATCCAAGCGACATCCCAGCAAGCCCCTTCAAACGCCTCCTGGGCTGGACCCTCCTTTTGGCGCTGGTCTTTAGCGCGGGCTTGATCACCGGCGAGCGGCTTCTGCGAAAGGAGACCCTCGCGGGACTCGTCGCGGTCGACGACCAGGTCGCCGAAATCGACGAAGACGTCGACGTTGAGAGGGAGGAGGATAAGCCCCGCTCGTTCGCCTTCTTCGACCAACTTTCGAGCAAGGCCAAGGTTTCACTCTCCTCGACGCGCAACGCCGCAGCTCCGAAGGCCGAGGAAAAGCCTGCCAAAAAAGAAGACGCTGCAAAGCAAGAAGCGCCGGCGAAACAACCCGCCGCCAAGCCCAAGGCGGCCGCCAAGCCCAAGGCCGACGCGCCCGCCCGCTACACCTTGCAGGTCGCAGCACACCCCGACCTCGATGGCGCAAAAGCGCATATGGAGAGATTGCGAGGCATGGGCCTTGAGCCGCAGCTTGTCTCGGCCGCGATCCCGGGCAAGGGCACCTTCTATCGGGTGCGCGTGGGCAAATTCGCCACCACCAAAGAAGCCCAGGCATTCCAGGAAAAGCTCAAATCCAAGAATAGCCTGAGCACCTTTGTCAGCCCGCTATAA
- a CDS encoding NAD(+)/NADH kinase produces MDKKPHILITHKKSAYETYVLEKQDASVAALVEAGDISVRSLRRSHEAHAKSLEQICEHLTQLGVTFEQRERGDDRPTEGFDLVVSAGGDGTVLDVSHRITTTPLLAINSDPKSSVGYFCAGTANDFPELLERTLEKRWKPFELQRFRMRINGKTSSVPVLNDVLITCSNPAAVSRYLLRINGNEPEEQKSSGIWISTPAGSTAAIRSAGGYVLSLDSRRLQYLVREPYPMPGKSYHFLKGIRPLGERFEVTSKMDDGRIFVDGPHISHSFSIGDVVDIVADAPPLVIYGLDERRRTSK; encoded by the coding sequence ATGGACAAAAAACCTCATATTCTCATCACCCACAAAAAAAGCGCCTACGAGACCTATGTCCTGGAGAAGCAGGACGCGTCGGTGGCGGCGCTTGTGGAGGCCGGTGATATCAGCGTGCGCTCGCTGCGTCGCTCCCACGAGGCGCATGCGAAGAGCCTTGAGCAGATCTGCGAACATCTCACCCAACTCGGCGTGACCTTCGAGCAGCGCGAGCGCGGCGATGATCGCCCGACCGAGGGCTTTGATCTGGTGGTGAGCGCGGGCGGCGATGGCACCGTGCTCGACGTGTCCCACCGCATCACCACCACGCCCTTGCTGGCGATCAACTCCGACCCAAAATCCAGCGTCGGTTATTTTTGCGCGGGCACCGCCAACGACTTCCCCGAGCTGCTCGAGCGCACGCTCGAAAAGCGCTGGAAGCCCTTTGAATTGCAGCGTTTTCGCATGCGCATTAACGGCAAGACCAGCAGCGTACCGGTGCTCAACGATGTGTTGATCACTTGCTCGAACCCCGCGGCGGTGTCGCGCTATTTGCTGCGCATCAACGGCAATGAGCCCGAGGAGCAAAAATCCAGCGGCATCTGGATCTCGACCCCGGCCGGCTCGACCGCCGCGATACGCTCGGCCGGCGGCTACGTGCTCTCTCTGGACAGCCGCCGCCTGCAATATCTTGTGCGCGAGCCCTACCCCATGCCCGGCAAGAGCTACCATTTTCTCAAGGGAATTCGGCCACTTGGCGAGCGATTTGAGGTCACGTCGAAGATGGATGATGGGCGGATTTTTGTGGACGGCCCCCATATCAGCCACTCCTTCTCGATCGGCGATGTGGTCGATATCGTCGCGGACGCGCCGCCGCTGGTTATCTATGGTCTAGACGAGCGCCGTCGCACCTCGAAATAA
- a CDS encoding tetratricopeptide repeat protein, translating to MKYILALTIALAFSSTVAIPAAHAQSAESQEPIEPTSAQLELNNQGVQAIREKDFEKAVRLFRSSTDLGALNITYVNMGRAYQYMGDCENAESSYEKALKAQPVKAPSVAEIEAAITRYRTELEASCASASEATDPNGSEQEGAGKGDENIKSVKPIPQPPEKSAAPYIWMGGGAAAIAAGIVFDTVPGYATNKQTDAEDFIGPSLYVLGGAAVVYGIYTLMQ from the coding sequence ATGAAATATATCCTAGCCCTCACGATCGCCTTGGCGTTCTCCTCGACGGTCGCGATACCCGCGGCTCACGCTCAATCGGCGGAGTCGCAAGAGCCTATTGAGCCGACGAGCGCCCAGCTTGAGCTGAATAATCAGGGTGTCCAGGCGATCAGGGAGAAGGACTTCGAGAAAGCGGTACGCCTCTTTCGATCTTCGACCGATCTCGGCGCGCTCAATATCACTTATGTTAATATGGGGCGCGCCTATCAATATATGGGCGACTGTGAGAACGCCGAATCATCCTACGAAAAGGCGCTGAAGGCGCAGCCCGTGAAGGCGCCGTCGGTCGCCGAGATCGAGGCGGCGATCACGCGCTATCGCACGGAATTGGAAGCCTCATGCGCCAGCGCTTCGGAAGCGACGGACCCGAACGGCTCCGAGCAAGAAGGCGCTGGGAAAGGCGACGAGAATATCAAAAGCGTTAAGCCGATCCCGCAGCCGCCCGAGAAGTCGGCGGCGCCCTATATCTGGATGGGCGGCGGCGCGGCGGCTATCGCTGCTGGTATCGTATTCGATACGGTTCCCGGCTACGCGACCAATAAACAGACAGACGCCGAGGACTTTATTGGTCCCTCCCTCTATGTGCTCGGCGGCGCCGCAGTCGTCTACGGCATCTATACGCTGATGCAATAA
- a CDS encoding RCC1 domain-containing protein has protein sequence MIYLPNLKQSFTSPSLLLAGVLMLSALPGCAIIDAMSSDRSEPAGEDKDVVNDASTEDIGLDTHNEDIGPDTVGEDADASADITDTGSASCQDQCGAGACNFNGECAYPVAISAGANHTCALLDDHSIRCWGDNTEKQLGRSYGLDDLSVPRKVVFDAPLFKPRMVSAGQKHTCAILTKNSQDKLYCWGNNASGQLGTGDTTSAARPKLVEHSASLINEKPLIDLATGAAHTCVVTAHRDSPTEPVSNRVICWGDNTAEQCANSDCAASQLYPGYWAVLDYQSEPRTWLTDAKRVETHGTHVCAIDASNNLSCWGDNRKRQIGSNQSLPAIDRATNPAWSQTDAPEVLDVATGLSHTCALVDAWIDDEPEGVWLYCWGTDTHGQVNPLESDPNTYIRPTRSLPAKAKLSTNIAAGDNFNCLYQSASSNTWCFGDNTFGQVGSALASQRAGNPLGANENATVIDIDAGGSHACALIKNEQDKNEVWCWGNNTFGQLGSSPTQINGTCGPTGSLSSCSPTALQVDFSQ, from the coding sequence ATGATATATTTGCCGAATCTCAAGCAGTCCTTCACCTCACCAAGCCTGCTCCTCGCCGGCGTCTTGATGCTCAGCGCGCTGCCAGGCTGCGCGATCATCGACGCGATGAGCAGCGACCGTAGCGAACCCGCCGGCGAGGATAAAGACGTCGTCAACGACGCGTCGACCGAAGACATCGGCCTCGACACTCATAACGAGGATATTGGCCCGGATACTGTTGGCGAGGACGCTGATGCATCCGCGGATATCACCGATACCGGGTCGGCAAGTTGCCAGGATCAGTGCGGTGCAGGGGCGTGCAATTTCAACGGCGAATGCGCGTACCCGGTCGCCATATCGGCGGGCGCCAACCATACCTGTGCGCTGTTGGATGACCACTCGATTCGATGCTGGGGAGACAATACCGAGAAGCAACTGGGCCGAAGTTACGGACTCGACGACCTGAGCGTTCCCCGGAAAGTCGTTTTTGATGCACCACTGTTTAAGCCCCGCATGGTCTCCGCGGGCCAAAAACATACCTGCGCCATCTTGACCAAAAACAGCCAAGATAAGCTGTATTGCTGGGGAAATAATGCGTCCGGGCAACTGGGCACCGGCGACACCACGAGCGCCGCCAGGCCAAAATTGGTCGAGCATTCGGCGTCGCTCATCAATGAAAAGCCACTCATCGACCTCGCGACCGGCGCGGCACATACCTGCGTAGTGACGGCACATCGGGATTCCCCTACCGAGCCCGTCAGCAATCGAGTGATATGCTGGGGTGACAATACAGCCGAGCAATGCGCCAATTCTGATTGCGCTGCGTCTCAATTGTATCCAGGCTATTGGGCGGTCCTCGACTATCAATCGGAACCGCGCACCTGGCTCACCGACGCCAAACGAGTCGAAACGCACGGGACTCACGTCTGTGCAATCGACGCGTCGAATAACCTGAGTTGCTGGGGCGACAATCGCAAGCGCCAAATCGGGTCGAATCAATCCCTTCCCGCGATCGATCGCGCAACAAATCCCGCCTGGTCGCAGACTGACGCTCCCGAAGTGCTCGACGTTGCCACGGGGCTCAGTCACACATGCGCGTTGGTTGACGCCTGGATTGACGACGAGCCCGAAGGCGTGTGGCTGTATTGCTGGGGAACGGATACGCATGGGCAGGTTAACCCATTAGAGAGTGATCCCAATACCTATATAAGACCGACTCGATCACTGCCGGCAAAAGCCAAATTGAGCACGAATATTGCTGCCGGAGACAACTTTAACTGCCTATACCAGAGCGCGAGTTCAAACACGTGGTGCTTTGGGGACAACACATTCGGCCAGGTGGGTTCGGCATTGGCGAGTCAGCGAGCCGGCAATCCCCTCGGCGCCAATGAGAATGCGACGGTGATTGACATCGACGCCGGTGGGTCGCACGCCTGCGCGCTCATAAAGAACGAGCAAGACAAAAATGAAGTCTGGTGTTGGGGCAACAACACGTTCGGACAATTGGGCAGCTCGCCGACACAAATCAACGGGACTTGCGGGCCGACGGGTTCGCTCTCGAGTTGCTCACCAACGGCGCTGCAGGTTGATTTTTCGCAGTGA